One genomic region from Streptomyces sp. NBC_00457 encodes:
- a CDS encoding sensor histidine kinase, with protein sequence MDGSRAGERLVIGTLERYGVWLRSTVVCLCGALGVVSADRAEIVPAMSLLVPALLACGVRLYALRRPLPAALLWTLDAAVLVLTGLSQPVLGGDGADVMVEAIVDISVITSQHEWGTRPAAGAALAVLGIAVCALGDVLSSPTHSPELIPLVRMVVEVGLSRGAYLMVRARARAADRAAAARAASRREAEVAAARRAAEREYLATLHDTASATLLMVSQGDGRDWSWLPPRARQDLEALSAVPGFETGNVDLAALLDCVPEGEGQARVQLKTHIDGPLVIPSGPGLAMFNGVREAVTNVARHAGVREAELRAWTEEDGTVVVELSDAGRGFDPESVPARRRGISGSIIGRMHAVSGSASVTSHPDTGTLVQWRWQGRAQAPQAGDGAQMTGIQRPPRAQAQHTAVVRLIRGQLLYGAQLAALLISLVSQFTVSLRQLMAYQDVYRPAWAQTAAFVCLAAVAVNGAAYLLRGRQIPSRVRWWSLGAVLTVSATGAFTLPPERLAGPEDWVFGLVGWHALFLLADLRVGVFAAFLGAHVGLNATAVFLSGAPAAVESAAMGISVCGFQLSVGVLLTHLLHGTAPAAGTAAAQEEELRTRERIHEDMQRDHKERYRTLMATTVPLLVGLGHGVLSPHDEDVRLRCGVEAARMRRLFAEGDAVLDPLLNEVRACVEVAEHQGVTVSLAVRGRPGEVPVEVRRELVDPVAVILGRTRSTARVTVVWTPRAVRVSVIGEDCTDGPGTPEATDAKVSVARTTRGRSVWVEADWKRPDRRPGELSRHE encoded by the coding sequence ATGGACGGGTCCAGGGCCGGCGAGCGCCTGGTGATCGGGACCCTCGAGCGGTACGGAGTGTGGCTGCGGTCCACCGTGGTCTGCCTGTGCGGTGCGCTGGGCGTCGTCTCGGCGGACAGGGCGGAGATCGTCCCGGCGATGTCTCTGCTGGTGCCCGCTCTCCTCGCCTGCGGTGTACGGCTCTACGCGCTGCGCCGCCCGCTCCCGGCCGCCCTGCTGTGGACGTTGGACGCGGCCGTACTGGTGCTGACGGGACTGTCTCAGCCGGTGCTCGGCGGCGACGGCGCGGATGTGATGGTGGAGGCGATCGTCGACATCAGCGTCATCACCTCTCAGCACGAGTGGGGGACGCGACCGGCGGCCGGGGCCGCTCTGGCCGTGTTGGGTATCGCCGTCTGCGCACTGGGCGACGTCCTCTCCTCGCCCACGCACAGCCCGGAGTTGATACCCCTGGTGCGCATGGTTGTCGAGGTGGGCCTGTCGAGGGGCGCCTACCTGATGGTCCGGGCGCGGGCCAGGGCGGCGGACCGGGCGGCAGCGGCCAGGGCGGCGTCGCGCCGGGAGGCCGAGGTCGCCGCCGCACGGAGAGCAGCCGAGCGCGAGTACCTGGCGACCCTGCACGACACGGCGAGCGCGACGCTGCTGATGGTCTCCCAGGGCGACGGCCGGGACTGGTCGTGGCTGCCTCCACGTGCCAGACAGGATCTGGAGGCCCTGTCCGCCGTGCCCGGATTCGAGACGGGGAACGTCGACCTCGCGGCACTTCTCGACTGCGTGCCCGAAGGTGAGGGACAGGCCAGGGTGCAGCTCAAGACGCACATCGACGGCCCGCTCGTCATTCCGTCCGGCCCAGGGCTCGCGATGTTCAACGGGGTCCGGGAGGCCGTCACCAATGTGGCACGCCATGCCGGGGTGCGGGAGGCGGAGCTCAGGGCATGGACCGAGGAGGACGGCACCGTCGTCGTCGAACTGTCCGACGCGGGACGGGGCTTCGACCCGGAGTCCGTCCCCGCGCGGCGCCGGGGCATCTCCGGTTCCATCATCGGCAGGATGCACGCGGTATCGGGCTCCGCTTCCGTCACCTCACATCCGGACACCGGGACCCTCGTTCAGTGGCGCTGGCAGGGCAGGGCGCAGGCGCCACAGGCAGGTGACGGAGCGCAGATGACGGGCATACAGCGTCCGCCCCGCGCCCAGGCACAGCACACGGCTGTCGTCCGCCTCATCCGCGGGCAACTGCTGTACGGGGCCCAACTGGCCGCGCTGCTCATCAGCCTGGTGTCGCAGTTCACCGTCTCGCTGCGCCAGCTCATGGCCTACCAGGACGTGTACCGCCCCGCGTGGGCACAGACAGCGGCCTTCGTCTGCCTCGCCGCCGTCGCGGTGAACGGGGCCGCCTATCTGCTGCGCGGCAGGCAGATCCCGTCGCGGGTGCGCTGGTGGAGCCTGGGCGCGGTGCTGACGGTTTCCGCGACAGGCGCGTTCACGCTCCCGCCGGAGCGGTTGGCAGGGCCCGAGGACTGGGTGTTCGGACTGGTCGGCTGGCACGCGCTGTTCCTGCTGGCAGACCTGCGGGTCGGGGTGTTCGCGGCGTTCCTCGGGGCGCATGTCGGGCTCAACGCGACCGCTGTGTTCCTGTCGGGGGCACCGGCCGCCGTGGAGTCGGCCGCCATGGGGATCTCCGTCTGCGGCTTCCAGCTCTCCGTCGGTGTACTGCTGACGCACCTGCTCCACGGCACGGCGCCGGCAGCGGGCACCGCCGCCGCACAGGAGGAAGAACTGCGCACCCGGGAACGCATCCACGAGGACATGCAGCGTGATCACAAAGAGCGCTACCGCACCCTGATGGCGACGACAGTGCCGCTGCTCGTGGGCCTCGGCCACGGCGTGCTGAGCCCGCACGACGAGGACGTCAGGCTGCGGTGCGGCGTGGAGGCGGCCCGTATGCGCCGCCTGTTCGCGGAAGGCGACGCCGTCCTCGACCCGTTGCTGAACGAGGTGCGGGCGTGCGTCGAGGTGGCCGAGCACCAAGGGGTGACGGTGAGCCTGGCCGTACGAGGCCGGCCGGGTGAGGTGCCTGTGGAGGTACGCAGGGAGCTGGTCGACCCGGTGGCGGTGATCCTGGGCCGTACCCGCTCGACCGCGCGGGTCACCGTCGTGTGGACACCCCGCGCGGTACGCGTGAGCGTGATCGGCGAGGACTGCACCGACGGCCCTGGCACGCCGGAGGCCACGGACGCGAAGGTGAGCGTGGCCAGAACGACGCGCGGCAGGAGTGTGTGGGTGGAGGCCGACTGGAAAAGACCGGACCGGCGGCCTGGGGAGTTGAGCCGACATGAGTGA
- a CDS encoding response regulator transcription factor codes for MSDSAPVSVVVVDDHPAILSGVEAWYAASRRPITVVAAGGSVAEAWTEPGSTADVVVLDLQLGEGGPAFGSLRRLVDAGRQVVIYSMRDDEQTALSCLDLGAATFLTKSEGRDHLVEATLAAADDRPYMPPALAGALGTNTRADRPQLSLREENVLIEWFQSESKELVAQRLGLSVRTVNSYLDRVRIKYANVGRPARTKASLVARAIQDGLVDVNDL; via the coding sequence ATGAGTGACAGCGCACCGGTCAGCGTGGTCGTCGTCGACGACCATCCCGCGATCCTCTCGGGCGTGGAGGCGTGGTACGCCGCGTCGCGGCGGCCCATCACCGTGGTCGCGGCCGGCGGCTCCGTGGCGGAAGCCTGGACCGAGCCGGGCAGCACGGCCGATGTCGTCGTCCTGGATCTGCAACTGGGCGAGGGCGGCCCCGCCTTCGGCAGCCTGCGACGACTCGTCGACGCCGGGCGACAGGTGGTCATCTACTCGATGCGGGACGACGAGCAGACGGCGCTCAGCTGCCTGGACCTGGGAGCCGCGACCTTTCTGACCAAGAGCGAGGGCCGGGACCACCTGGTCGAGGCGACGCTGGCGGCGGCCGACGACCGGCCCTACATGCCGCCCGCGCTGGCCGGCGCGCTGGGCACGAACACCCGCGCCGACCGCCCCCAGCTCTCCCTGCGCGAGGAGAACGTACTCATCGAGTGGTTCCAGTCGGAGTCGAAGGAGCTGGTCGCACAGCGTCTCGGCCTCTCCGTCCGGACGGTCAACTCGTACCTGGACCGCGTGCGGATCAAGTACGCCAACGTCGGCCGCCCCGCGCGGACCAAGGCGAGCCTGGTCGCCCGCGCCATCCAGGACGGGCTGGTCGACGTCAACGACCTCTGA
- a CDS encoding lysyl oxidase family protein, giving the protein MTSQQHRKRVKRSALAVSAALAVVAGVAATAPGAGAAPSSTPGKPKLKLIAASNSVTLERYEWDGQAGVFLDLGTYVTVDNAPLEFKVKRKSYKDPVVAQQILRDGTKTTTKTLPAGLVKDFSGLPGFLEVSVKNTAGQEVAKTKGTYCPNNASGRIRPDGAATNHYPESCPTNPFTLGSVWGVEKGWASNSSTFDYDKPLDLPAGQYTAKVRVAKKYRDLFGIPDSRPTIKVTVRQQQGDGGGAGLTAHSGHSGHAGQQAAGQAGHHGPDAPTPGALSHALEDRGLAHHLGDGRGHTDGSRIAPALKPATKRPTGRASVPDVPKPDLRSLPAFNIAISDGEDGDAPGKDYLAFSANVWNAGPAPLVVDGFRSPGKELMDAYQYFYDANGKQVGYTPTGTMEWDPREGHEHWHFTDFASYRLLSADQTKEVRSGKEAFCLANTDAVDYTVKNANWKPYNTDLSTACGQENSISVREVLDVGSGDTYTQDIPGQSFDITDVPNGTYYIQVIANPAKRLKETHTTNNVAVRKVVLGGTPGARTVKVPPHHLINAG; this is encoded by the coding sequence ATGACCAGTCAGCAACACCGCAAGCGTGTGAAACGCTCGGCACTCGCCGTCTCCGCGGCGCTCGCCGTCGTGGCCGGAGTCGCCGCGACCGCTCCCGGCGCCGGGGCGGCGCCGTCGAGCACACCCGGCAAGCCGAAGCTCAAGCTGATCGCCGCCTCGAACTCCGTGACACTCGAACGCTATGAGTGGGACGGGCAGGCAGGCGTCTTCCTGGATCTGGGGACGTACGTCACCGTCGACAACGCGCCGCTGGAGTTCAAGGTCAAGCGCAAGTCGTACAAGGACCCCGTCGTCGCCCAGCAGATCCTGCGCGACGGCACGAAGACCACGACCAAGACCCTCCCCGCCGGCCTGGTGAAGGACTTCTCCGGGCTGCCCGGCTTCCTGGAGGTGTCCGTCAAGAACACGGCCGGCCAGGAGGTGGCCAAGACCAAGGGCACCTACTGCCCGAACAACGCCTCCGGCCGTATCCGTCCCGACGGCGCGGCGACCAACCACTATCCGGAGAGCTGCCCGACCAACCCGTTCACGCTGGGCTCGGTGTGGGGCGTGGAGAAGGGCTGGGCGTCCAACTCCAGCACCTTCGACTACGACAAGCCGCTGGACCTGCCGGCCGGTCAGTACACGGCGAAGGTGCGGGTGGCGAAGAAGTACCGGGACCTGTTCGGCATCCCCGACAGCCGGCCGACGATCAAGGTGACGGTACGTCAGCAGCAGGGCGACGGGGGCGGCGCGGGACTGACCGCCCACTCCGGCCACTCCGGTCACGCCGGGCAGCAGGCCGCCGGCCAGGCGGGCCACCACGGCCCCGACGCTCCCACCCCGGGCGCCCTCTCGCACGCCCTCGAGGACCGCGGTCTCGCCCACCACTTGGGCGACGGACGCGGCCACACCGACGGCTCCCGTATCGCGCCCGCACTGAAGCCGGCCACCAAGCGGCCCACCGGCCGGGCGAGCGTCCCCGACGTGCCCAAGCCCGACCTGCGTTCCCTGCCCGCCTTCAACATCGCCATCAGCGACGGCGAGGACGGCGACGCACCCGGCAAGGACTACCTCGCCTTCAGCGCCAACGTCTGGAACGCGGGCCCCGCCCCGCTCGTCGTGGACGGCTTCCGCAGCCCCGGCAAGGAGCTGATGGACGCCTACCAGTACTTCTACGACGCCAACGGCAAGCAGGTCGGCTACACCCCCACCGGCACCATGGAGTGGGACCCGCGCGAGGGCCACGAGCACTGGCACTTCACCGACTTCGCCAGCTACCGCCTGCTCAGCGCGGACCAGACGAAGGAGGTCCGCAGCGGCAAGGAGGCGTTCTGCCTGGCCAACACGGACGCCGTCGACTACACGGTGAAGAACGCCAACTGGAAGCCGTACAACACCGATCTGTCGACCGCCTGCGGCCAGGAGAACTCCATCTCCGTCCGGGAGGTCCTCGACGTCGGATCCGGTGACACGTACACCCAGGACATTCCCGGTCAGTCCTTCGACATCACCGACGTGCCGAACGGCACGTACTACATCCAGGTCATCGCCAACCCGGCGAAGCGCCTCAAGGAGACCCACACCACCAACAACGTGGCCGTGCGCAAGGTCGTCCTGGGCGGTACCCCGGGCGCCCGCACGGTGAAGGTGCCGCCGCACCACCTGATCAACGCCGGCTAG
- a CDS encoding sensor histidine kinase, with protein MRRSRTLRTRLVLFISVTLAVVCTVMPLATVFVQRAYLLGDLDQRVVHAAERGQAAGMVTARFTDGTIVAAEVVTESGRPRALTAAQIAALAGITADGSLHTRTLPGLGTYRVTAIGGDGTPVLAGLPTHPVDEMINRLVAVEAVIAVVSLLAAGGVSAVVVRRRLRPLGQVAATAAEVSRAPLERGEVSALTRVPAADTDPGTEPGQVGAALNRMIEHVESSLAERRRTEERMRRFLADASHELRTPLASIAGYAELMNMAGGQAREIEHALAWRRVSAQSARMTELVEDLLLLARLDEGRPLGVMEVNLAPLVGAAVWDARATGGGHDWRLALRVEPSEATVVGDPARLQQVLANLLANARVHTPVGTTVTVVLEATDTHSVIRVHDDGPGIPPAILPTVFERFTRADASRSRTHGAQGGSGLGLAIAAAITEAHGGRIDVHSEPGRTEFTLTLPTPVAVPAER; from the coding sequence ATGAGACGCAGCCGAACCCTGCGGACCCGGCTGGTCCTTTTCATCTCCGTCACCCTGGCCGTGGTCTGCACGGTGATGCCCCTGGCCACGGTGTTCGTCCAACGCGCGTACCTCCTGGGCGACCTGGACCAGCGCGTCGTCCACGCCGCCGAACGCGGACAGGCCGCCGGGATGGTGACCGCCCGCTTCACCGACGGGACGATCGTCGCCGCCGAGGTGGTGACCGAGAGCGGCCGCCCGCGGGCCCTCACCGCCGCGCAGATCGCCGCCCTCGCCGGCATCACCGCGGACGGCTCCCTGCACACCCGCACCCTCCCCGGCCTCGGCACCTACCGCGTGACCGCGATCGGCGGCGACGGGACCCCGGTGCTCGCCGGGCTCCCCACCCACCCCGTGGACGAGATGATCAACCGTCTCGTGGCGGTCGAGGCGGTCATCGCCGTCGTCAGCCTCCTGGCCGCGGGTGGTGTCTCGGCGGTGGTCGTACGACGCCGGCTGCGGCCCCTCGGCCAGGTCGCCGCCACCGCGGCCGAGGTCTCCCGGGCACCGCTGGAGCGCGGCGAGGTGTCCGCGCTGACCCGGGTCCCGGCCGCCGACACCGACCCCGGCACCGAGCCGGGCCAGGTCGGCGCCGCCCTCAACCGCATGATCGAGCACGTGGAGTCCTCGCTCGCGGAACGCCGGCGCACCGAGGAACGCATGCGGCGCTTCCTGGCGGACGCCAGCCATGAACTCCGTACGCCGCTCGCGTCGATCGCGGGCTATGCCGAGCTGATGAACATGGCCGGCGGACAAGCGCGGGAGATCGAGCACGCGCTCGCCTGGCGCCGGGTGTCCGCGCAGTCGGCGCGGATGACGGAGCTGGTGGAGGATCTGCTGCTGCTCGCCCGGCTCGACGAGGGACGGCCGCTGGGGGTCATGGAGGTGAACCTGGCGCCGCTGGTCGGCGCGGCCGTGTGGGACGCGCGGGCCACGGGCGGCGGCCATGACTGGCGGCTGGCGCTGCGGGTCGAGCCGTCCGAGGCCACGGTCGTCGGCGACCCGGCCCGGCTGCAACAGGTGTTGGCCAACCTGTTGGCCAACGCGCGTGTGCACACACCTGTGGGCACGACGGTCACCGTCGTCCTGGAGGCCACGGACACCCACAGCGTCATCCGCGTGCACGACGACGGCCCCGGCATCCCGCCCGCCATCCTCCCGACCGTCTTCGAACGCTTCACCCGCGCCGACGCCTCCCGCTCACGGACCCATGGCGCGCAGGGCGGCTCCGGCCTCGGCCTGGCCATCGCCGCCGCGATCACCGAGGCCCATGGCGGCCGGATCGACGTACACAGCGAACCCGGCCGCACGGAATTCACCCTCACGCTGCCGACACCGGTCGCCGTGCCCGCGGAACGCTGA
- a CDS encoding MarR family winged helix-turn-helix transcriptional regulator, with product MSAAAPDAREGSLLLDDQLCFALYAASRAVTTRYRPLLDALGLTYPQYLVMLVLWEQDSISVRDLGAALQLESSTLSPLLKRLEASGLLHRERRPEDERSVAIRLTEAGAELRERAAAVPLAIGDAMGLTPEQDAQAKQLLRLLTANVTER from the coding sequence GTGAGCGCTGCGGCACCGGACGCGCGAGAGGGCTCGCTGCTCCTCGACGACCAGCTCTGTTTCGCACTGTATGCGGCATCTCGGGCGGTCACCACCCGCTATCGCCCGCTTCTGGACGCGCTGGGCCTGACCTATCCGCAGTACCTGGTCATGCTGGTGCTGTGGGAGCAGGACTCCATCTCCGTACGGGACTTGGGAGCCGCCCTCCAGCTGGAGTCCAGCACCCTCTCCCCGCTTCTGAAGCGCCTGGAGGCGAGCGGGCTGCTCCATCGCGAACGCCGCCCCGAGGACGAGCGCTCCGTCGCCATCCGCCTCACCGAAGCGGGCGCCGAACTCCGCGAACGGGCCGCCGCCGTGCCCCTCGCCATCGGCGACGCGATGGGGCTGACCCCGGAACAGGACGCGCAGGCCAAGCAGTTGCTGCGGCTGCTGACGGCGAACGTGACGGAGCGCTGA
- a CDS encoding alpha/beta hydrolase, translated as MTGSTVPRPVLEPAAQAFTEATANPPYLFDLDPAEGRKAVDEVQSGEIEKPEVDEEWITVSGGPTGSVQARIVKPAGAQGTLPVIIYIHGAGWVFGNAHTHDRLVRELAVGANAAVVFPEYDLSPEARYPVAIEQNYAVAQWIVREGAAKNLDAARIAVVGDSVGGNMSAALTLMAKQRGDVPLVAQVLFYPVTDASFDTPSYHQFATGYFLRRDGMQWFWDQYTTDEAERAQITASPLRASTEQLTGLPPALVITGEADVLRDEGEAYANKLREAGVPVTAVRYQGIIHDFVMLNALRGTNAAEGAIRQAISTLRTALGTD; from the coding sequence ATGACCGGCAGCACCGTCCCCCGCCCCGTCCTGGAACCCGCCGCCCAGGCCTTCACCGAGGCCACCGCGAACCCGCCGTACCTCTTCGACCTCGACCCCGCCGAGGGCCGCAAGGCCGTCGACGAGGTGCAGTCGGGTGAGATCGAGAAGCCCGAGGTCGACGAGGAGTGGATCACCGTCTCCGGCGGCCCCACCGGCAGCGTCCAGGCACGCATCGTCAAGCCGGCCGGCGCCCAGGGCACCCTCCCGGTGATCATCTACATCCACGGCGCCGGCTGGGTCTTCGGCAACGCCCACACCCACGACCGGCTGGTCCGCGAGCTCGCGGTGGGCGCGAACGCCGCCGTGGTCTTCCCGGAGTACGACCTCTCCCCCGAGGCCCGCTACCCGGTCGCCATCGAGCAGAACTACGCGGTCGCCCAGTGGATCGTCCGCGAAGGCGCCGCCAAGAACCTGGACGCGGCCCGGATCGCCGTCGTCGGTGACTCGGTCGGCGGCAACATGAGCGCCGCGCTGACCCTGATGGCGAAGCAGCGCGGCGACGTCCCGCTCGTGGCGCAGGTGCTGTTCTACCCGGTGACGGACGCGAGCTTCGACACGCCCTCCTACCACCAGTTCGCCACCGGCTACTTCCTGCGCCGGGACGGCATGCAGTGGTTCTGGGACCAGTACACGACCGACGAGGCGGAGCGCGCCCAGATCACCGCGTCCCCGCTGCGCGCCTCCACCGAGCAGCTCACCGGCCTGCCCCCGGCCCTGGTCATCACCGGCGAGGCGGACGTGCTGCGCGACGAGGGCGAGGCGTACGCCAACAAGCTCCGTGAGGCGGGCGTCCCCGTCACCGCGGTCCGCTACCAAGGCATCATCCACGACTTCGTGATGCTCAACGCGCTGCGCGGGACGAACGCCGCGGAAGGCGCGATCCGTCAGGCGATCAGCACCCTGCGCACGGCCCTCGGCACGGACTGA
- a CDS encoding peptidoglycan-binding protein → MSTKTGPQRYPGASRANWYQDDFGGDAMEVNVVVLHTTETRNLPGYGGGGSAPNLTAVPDLSAKKLRWYQHFDVETSSRALQNLRGGVETNTLNVCQVELVGTCDPKAHKKWQDAGQSHIFWPDAPEWALLGVARFLAWMHEEHGVPLTGPKAWPAYPKSYGNGGGQRMSGAKWNEFKGVCGHMHVPENDHGDPGAIDFARILKHAKSDLDLDDDTPSETEPSKPAKPKVPAYPGRKYFREGASNKYVLQLGKQLVKRGFGDHYRVGPSQAWGEADRLNVRDFQKSRKELRGDADGYPGPLTWRLLFS, encoded by the coding sequence GTGAGCACCAAGACAGGACCGCAGCGGTACCCCGGGGCGAGCCGCGCGAACTGGTACCAGGACGACTTCGGCGGCGACGCGATGGAGGTCAACGTCGTCGTCCTGCACACCACCGAGACCCGCAACCTGCCCGGATACGGCGGTGGCGGCTCCGCCCCGAACCTCACGGCCGTGCCCGACCTCTCCGCCAAGAAGCTGAGGTGGTACCAGCACTTCGACGTGGAGACCTCGTCCAGAGCCCTGCAGAACCTGCGCGGCGGCGTCGAGACGAACACCCTCAACGTGTGCCAGGTCGAGCTGGTCGGCACCTGCGACCCCAAGGCGCACAAGAAGTGGCAGGACGCCGGCCAGTCGCACATCTTCTGGCCCGACGCCCCCGAGTGGGCGCTGCTCGGCGTCGCGCGCTTCCTCGCCTGGATGCACGAGGAGCACGGCGTCCCACTGACCGGCCCGAAGGCGTGGCCCGCCTACCCGAAGTCGTACGGCAACGGCGGCGGCCAGCGGATGTCCGGCGCGAAGTGGAACGAGTTCAAGGGCGTGTGCGGGCACATGCACGTTCCCGAGAACGACCACGGCGACCCCGGCGCGATCGACTTCGCCCGCATCCTCAAGCACGCCAAGTCGGACCTGGACCTCGACGACGACACCCCGTCGGAGACCGAGCCGTCCAAGCCCGCGAAGCCGAAGGTGCCCGCTTACCCCGGCCGCAAGTACTTCCGTGAGGGCGCCTCCAACAAGTACGTCCTGCAGCTGGGCAAGCAGCTCGTCAAGCGCGGCTTCGGCGACCACTACCGGGTCGGCCCCAGCCAGGCCTGGGGCGAGGCCGACCGTCTCAACGTCCGCGACTTCCAGAAGTCCCGCAAGGAACTGCGCGGCGACGCGGACGGCTACCCGGGCCCGCTGACCTGGCGACTCCTGTTCTCGTAA
- a CDS encoding SCO2400 family protein, which yields MDYCTTCRRHLNGALVCPGCGAYAPDIAPMTMAGWYRRPDEPETGPAMDGAGTGQPVMDDDTDVQAPSHAPVAAPAPHSGRAARRRQLARLKKHQRRAMIATAVALVGGGLSFATMERGNNDRAQAATTPDDTIMGGTGQETTGVEEETPEQDTSPASPTPTAPASDPASPKVPGQQSGKQSPTTPRTTQSHKVVTPPTPQQQRQSLPLLPSTPDTPATTPTPTPTPSASASTAAPVAPSTPSQTPSTPAPTSPSSSQLCLLVICLG from the coding sequence ATGGACTACTGCACCACGTGTCGCCGGCACCTCAACGGCGCCCTGGTCTGTCCCGGGTGCGGCGCCTACGCCCCGGACATAGCCCCGATGACGATGGCCGGCTGGTACCGCCGCCCGGACGAGCCGGAGACCGGGCCCGCCATGGACGGGGCCGGCACCGGGCAGCCCGTCATGGACGACGACACGGATGTCCAGGCCCCCAGCCACGCCCCCGTAGCGGCCCCCGCACCCCACAGCGGCCGGGCCGCGCGGCGCCGGCAGCTCGCCCGGCTGAAGAAGCACCAGCGCCGGGCCATGATCGCGACCGCCGTCGCCCTGGTCGGCGGCGGCCTGAGCTTCGCCACGATGGAGCGCGGCAACAACGACCGGGCACAGGCGGCCACGACCCCGGACGACACGATCATGGGCGGTACGGGCCAGGAGACGACCGGGGTGGAGGAGGAGACGCCGGAGCAGGACACCAGCCCGGCCTCACCGACCCCCACCGCACCGGCCTCCGACCCGGCGTCCCCCAAGGTCCCCGGTCAGCAGTCCGGCAAGCAGTCCCCCACCACACCGCGGACCACGCAGTCGCACAAGGTCGTCACCCCGCCGACCCCGCAGCAGCAGCGCCAGAGCCTGCCCCTGCTGCCGAGCACCCCGGACACCCCGGCGACCACGCCGACGCCGACGCCCACCCCGTCCGCCTCCGCGTCGACCGCCGCCCCCGTCGCGCCCTCGACACCGTCGCAGACACCTTCCACCCCCGCGCCGACCTCGCCCTCGTCGTCGCAGCTGTGCCTGCTGGTGATCTGCCTCGGCTGA
- a CDS encoding DUF4442 domain-containing protein translates to MDDTTDTTALARTLLDIPAHRTAAIEVLSATDGTAELTCPTPESLTNVIGSLHSSGLIALADAAGLAAIIAESTGPDDMTGVVPLGTRASMEFLAPARGRLVATCRLTREARDAVRPLLARETDRARLSTRTEITDATGAVVCRGTFDWSVRRGK, encoded by the coding sequence ATGGACGACACGACGGACACCACCGCACTCGCCCGCACCCTGCTCGACATCCCCGCGCACCGCACGGCCGCCATCGAGGTCCTCAGCGCGACCGACGGCACCGCCGAACTCACCTGCCCCACCCCGGAGTCCCTCACCAATGTGATCGGCTCCCTCCACTCCAGCGGCCTCATCGCCCTCGCCGACGCGGCGGGCCTGGCCGCGATCATCGCCGAGAGCACGGGCCCCGACGACATGACGGGCGTCGTCCCGCTGGGCACCCGCGCGAGCATGGAGTTCCTGGCCCCGGCGCGCGGGCGCCTGGTCGCCACCTGCCGTCTGACGCGGGAAGCGCGGGATGCCGTACGACCGCTGCTGGCGCGCGAGACCGACCGGGCGCGGCTCTCCACCCGCACGGAGATCACGGACGCGACGGGGGCCGTGGTGTGCCGGGGGACGTTCGACTGGAGTGTGCGGCGCGGGAAATGA
- a CDS encoding luciferase domain-containing protein, producing the protein MTLAQRALERLESWPDLTAVQASCGTGRALRSRRCEIVHFHSDHEVDLHLTSGAIRRFAEDLERSTAIRVVPGSRWVTIHLDCETDVDLLASLVSVALQAHEKPPQPGTLPPAGCNFHRVTVLPRQHERG; encoded by the coding sequence ATGACTCTGGCCCAGCGTGCCCTGGAGCGACTGGAATCCTGGCCCGACCTCACGGCGGTCCAGGCCAGTTGCGGTACCGGGCGCGCACTGCGCTCCCGGCGCTGCGAAATCGTGCACTTCCACTCCGACCACGAAGTGGACCTGCATCTCACCAGCGGTGCCATCAGGCGTTTCGCCGAGGACCTGGAGCGGTCCACGGCGATCCGTGTGGTGCCCGGTTCCCGGTGGGTGACGATTCACCTCGACTGCGAGACCGACGTCGACCTGCTGGCCAGCCTGGTGAGCGTCGCCCTCCAGGCGCACGAGAAGCCGCCCCAGCCCGGCACGCTCCCGCCCGCCGGCTGCAACTTCCACCGCGTCACGGTCCTGCCCAGACAGCACGAACGGGGCTGA